A single Hippocampus zosterae strain Florida chromosome 17, ASM2543408v3, whole genome shotgun sequence DNA region contains:
- the LOC127590078 gene encoding uncharacterized protein LOC127590078 isoform X1 produces the protein MMLPLHTHTHTHTHILTVAEGCLRINNNTKYVIFDYTLPFSQLIPWREGPWTSLREPSARREEEEAEEEVKEGGGRDAAVTRSLSPLSNAHRLFQTSSRFSDAPRRPAETLYSNFSSTDVMAGSPEKIALGERTLSQSRDHLTPPSRTESTVFSLSRSDSLWTAETPPDRCQVFWFPIHFMSTGGGFLACGVIISGLYFAGHSRKVSNILGPALLSIGLMVFVVGVVLIPITRENRRRALKKPLTFHRQPVFNV, from the exons ATGATgctccccctccacacacacacacacactcacacacatatattGACAGTAGCTGAAGGCTGTCTGAGGATCAATAATAATACAAAGTATGTCATTTTCGATTAcacgctgccattttcacagttGATACCTTGGCGGGAAGGTCCATGGACCTCCCTCAGGGAGCCAAGTGCcagaagggaggaggaggaggcggaggaggaggtgaaggaGGGAGGAGGGCGGGATGCTGCCGTAACACGAAGCCTTTCACCGCTGTCCAATGCCCACCGCCTTTTCCAAACATCGTCAAGATTTTCTGATGCTCCGAGAAGACCTGCTGAGACGCTTTACAGCAACTTTTCTTCAACG GACGTGATGGCAGGCAGCCCCGAAAAGATCGCCCTGGGTGAGCGCACGCTGTCGCAGTCGCGCGACCATCTGACGCCGCCTAGCCGCACGGAGAGTACGGTGTTTAGCCTGTCCCGCAGCGACTCGCTGTGGACGGCCGAGACACCGCCGGACCGCTGCCAGGTCTTCTGGTTCCCCATCCACTTCATGTCGACGGGCGGCGGCTTCCTGGCATGCGGCGTCATCATCAGCGGCCTCTACTTTGCCGGCCACAGCCGCAAGGTTAGCAATATCCTGGGCCCCGCCCTGCTCTCCATCGGCCTGATGGTTTTCGTGGTGGGCGTGGTACTCATCCCCATCACCAGGGAGAACCGGCGGCGAGCCTTGAAGAAGCCGCTCACCTTCCACCGCCAGCCCGTCTTCAACGTATGA
- the LOC127590078 gene encoding phosphoinositide-interacting protein-like isoform X2: MQDVMAGSPEKIALGERTLSQSRDHLTPPSRTESTVFSLSRSDSLWTAETPPDRCQVFWFPIHFMSTGGGFLACGVIISGLYFAGHSRKVSNILGPALLSIGLMVFVVGVVLIPITRENRRRALKKPLTFHRQPVFNV; this comes from the coding sequence ATGCAGGACGTGATGGCAGGCAGCCCCGAAAAGATCGCCCTGGGTGAGCGCACGCTGTCGCAGTCGCGCGACCATCTGACGCCGCCTAGCCGCACGGAGAGTACGGTGTTTAGCCTGTCCCGCAGCGACTCGCTGTGGACGGCCGAGACACCGCCGGACCGCTGCCAGGTCTTCTGGTTCCCCATCCACTTCATGTCGACGGGCGGCGGCTTCCTGGCATGCGGCGTCATCATCAGCGGCCTCTACTTTGCCGGCCACAGCCGCAAGGTTAGCAATATCCTGGGCCCCGCCCTGCTCTCCATCGGCCTGATGGTTTTCGTGGTGGGCGTGGTACTCATCCCCATCACCAGGGAGAACCGGCGGCGAGCCTTGAAGAAGCCGCTCACCTTCCACCGCCAGCCCGTCTTCAACGTATGA
- the LOC127590081 gene encoding transmembrane protein 238-like, translating into MGMRCLVGKCFPLLLAGLALDVAGLTLLLVGVFADVRAADGQFYGDFFIFTGALVIFVSLAFWVMWYAGNVRVTPGDPRDARAEGLAARLVRKLSERLSRKMATAIPTAAGDARAHDNGVAGRLSPHRAGRVTWGKATVHNNNETEPRNDNNFQGSRQENYSQDENYNKGYDNEGYDNEGYDREIYDSKENYDKGYDSDADNYEKYNKEKNDNYKEEGYDRERYVTDEDGKDEAEQL; encoded by the coding sequence ATGGGCATGAGGTGTTTAGTGGGCAAATGTTTCCCGCTCCTGTTGGCCGGTTTAGCGCTGGACGTCGCCGGCCTCACGCTGCTGCTGGTGGGCGTATTCGCGGACGTGCGCGCGGCCGACGGACAGTTCTATGGCGACTTCTTCATCTTCACGGGCGCGCTCGTTATCTTCGTCAGTTTAGCCTTTTGGGTCATGTGGTACGCGGGCAACGTGCGCGTGACGCCGGGCGACCCGCGCGACGCCCGAGCGGAAGGCCTGGCCGCACGCCTCGTCCGCAAGCTGTCCGAGAGGCTCAGCCGGAAAATGGCGACGGCGATCCCGACGGCGGCCGgggacgcgcgcgcgcacgacAACGGCGTGGCGGGGCGCTTGAGTCCCCACCGGGCCGGCCGTGTCACGTGGGGGAAGGCCACCGTCCACAATAACAACGAAACGGAGCCCCGAAACGACAACAACTTTCAAGGGTCCCGCCAGGAAAACTACAGCCAGGATGAAAACTACAACAAAGGATACGATAATGAAGGATACGATAATGAAGGATACGACCGTGAAATCTACGACAGCAAAGAAAACTACGACAAAGGGTACGACAGTGACGCAGACAACTATGAGAAGTACAACAAGGAGAAAAACGACAACTACAAAGAGGAAGGATACGACAGGGAAAGATATGTCACGGATGAGGACGGCAAAGATGAAGCTGAACAACTGTGA